The Nonlabens spongiae genome contains a region encoding:
- a CDS encoding methyltransferase domain-containing protein, whose protein sequence is MYENNFPKKRFQITLDFVKKHLKDNETILDLGVPNPFSKILVQNGYDVENTSGEDLDDDFSKVEVFKGDAVTAFEIFEHMVAPYNVLKAIPCEKLFVSVPLKLWFAPAYRNKNDIRDQHYHEFEPWQLDYVLEKAGWEIQDSVKFTNPVKKIGIRPLLRKFTDRYYLVYCTRKK, encoded by the coding sequence TTGTACGAGAATAATTTCCCGAAAAAGCGTTTCCAGATTACGCTGGATTTTGTCAAGAAGCATCTTAAAGATAATGAGACCATTCTAGACCTAGGTGTTCCCAATCCATTTTCTAAAATCTTGGTTCAAAATGGTTACGATGTAGAAAATACAAGTGGTGAAGATCTGGATGATGATTTCAGTAAGGTTGAAGTATTTAAAGGCGATGCGGTGACGGCTTTTGAGATTTTTGAGCATATGGTAGCACCTTACAATGTTCTCAAGGCGATTCCTTGCGAGAAGCTTTTTGTGAGCGTGCCTTTGAAACTTTGGTTTGCCCCTGCCTACAGAAACAAAAATGATATCAGGGATCAACATTATCATGAATTTGAGCCATGGCAGCTGGATTACGTTTTAGAAAAGGCTGGTTGGGAAATCCAGGATTCCGTCAAGTTTACCAATCCTGTCAAAAAAATTGGTATACGGCCCTTGCTGAGAAAATTTACAGACCGCTATTATCTCGTTTACTGTACAAGGAAGAAGTGA